One window from the genome of Glycine soja cultivar W05 chromosome 12, ASM419377v2, whole genome shotgun sequence encodes:
- the LOC114378182 gene encoding lanC-like protein GCR2 → MADRFFPNELPRFVAETTDQTPSPDSLTAFLSLPYQTLSTKFQASAFHLKQSVVRDTWGSRGKRVKDYSLYTGALGTAYLLFKAYQVTKDGNELNLCSEIVKACDSASADSGKVTFICGRAGVCALGAVIAKHTGDERLLDYYLRQFKEIAIPRESPYELLYGRAGYLWACSFLNKHIGNNTIPTTHMRSIVDEVIMAGRHLGRKGRCPLMYEWHGKKYWGAAHGLAGIMHALMDMELKPDEVEDVKGTLRYMINNRLPSGNYPSSEGSENDRLVHWCHGAPGLTLTLVKAAEVFGDKEFSQAAVDAGEVVWKRGLLKRVGICHGISGNTYVFLSLYRMTGNEEYLYRAKAFACFLLDRAQNLISEGKMHGGDRPYSLFEGLGGMAYTCLDMVDPQMAKFPGYEL, encoded by the exons ATGGCCGATCGCTTCTTTCCGAACGAGCTGCCACGCTTCGTGGCAGAGACCACAGACCAAACTCCATCACCAGACTCTCTCACTgcctttctctctctcccttaCCAAACCCTCTCCACAAAGTTCCAAGCATCTGCATTTCACCTCAAACAATCG GTGGTGAGGGACACATGGGGGTCACGTGGGAAGCGTGTGAAGGACTATAGCCTTTACACGGGGGCTCTTGGGACAGCATACCTACTTTTCAAGGCCTACCAAGTAACCAAGGACGGGAATGAACTTAACTTGTGCTCAGAGATTGTTAAAGCTTGTGATTCTGCTTCAGCAGATTCTGG CAAAGTGACATTTATCTGTGGGCGTGCTGGTGTTTGTGCTCTTGGTGCTGTGATAGCTAAGCATACTGGTGATGAAAGATTACTTGACTATTACCTGAGGCAATTCAAAGAG ATTGCGATACCTCGCGAGTCTCCCTATGAGCTATTGTATGGCAGAGCAGGTTACTTATGGGCTTGTTCATTCTTAAACAAGCATATTGGTAACAACACAATACCTACTACCCACATG AGATCAATTGTGGATGAAGTTATTATGGCTGGCAGACACTTAGGTCGCAAGGGAAGATGTCCTCTGATGTATGAATGGCATGGGAAGAAATACTGGGGTGCTGCTCATGGACTTGCAGGAATTATGCATGCTTTGATGGACATGGAACTCAAGCCAGATGAAGTGGAAGATGTCAAGGGTACGCTAAGATATATGATTAACAATCGTCTCCCTAGTGGCAATTATCCCTCCAGTGAAGGAAGTGAAAATGACCGTCTTGTGCATTGGTGTCATGGTGCTCCTGGACTCACTCTTACTCTTGTAAAGGCAGCTGAG GTTTTTGGGGACAAGGAGTTTTCGCAAGCAGCTGTAGATGCAGGGGAAGTAGTATGGAAGAGGGGTCTGCTTAAGCGAGTTGGGATCTGTCACGGCATCAGTGGGAACACCtatgtctttctttctctttacagAATGACAGGAAATGAGGAGTACTTGTACAGGGCCAAAGCATttgcttgttttctacttgatAGGGCACAAAATCTAATCTCAGAAGGAAAAATGCATGGAGGAGATCGCCCCTATTCCTTATTTGAAGGTCTTGGAGGAATGGCATATACTTGTCTAGACATGGTTGATCCACAAATGGCAAAGTTCCCAGGCTATGAACTTTGA
- the LOC114380153 gene encoding stem-specific protein TSJT1-like: MLAIFHKAFAHPPEELNSPASYKGSKKPKVPEETLKDFLSHHPHNTCSMSFGDAAVLAYVRPDQSFSRHQRLFCGIDDIYCLFLGSLNNLSLLNKQYGLSKSTDEAMFVIEAYKTLRDRGPYPADQVVKELDGSFAFVVYDSKVGSVFAALGSDGGVKLYWGIAADGSVVISDDLEVIKEGCAKSFAPFPTGCMFHSEGGLMSFEHPMNKLKAMPRVDSEGAMCGANFKVDKFARVNSIPRVGSQSNWMEWDQH, from the exons AGAGCTCAACAGCCCTGCATCTTACAAAGGTTCCAAGAAGCCTAAGGTTCCCGAGGAAACTCTCAAAGATTTCCTTTCCCACCATCCTCACAACACTTGCTCTATGAGCTTTGGTGATGCTGCTGTTCTAGCTTATGTCCGTCCTGATCAATCTTTCTCTCGTCATCAAAG GCTGTTTTGTGGCATCGATGACATATATTGTCTCTTCTTGGGGAGCTTGAACAACTTGTCCCTACTCAACAAGCAATATGGATTGTCAAAGAGTACTGATGAGGCCATGTTTGTTATTGAAGCTTACAAGACACTCCGTGACCGGGGTCCATACCCTGCAGATCAAGTTGTCAAGGAGCTTGATGGCAGTTTTGCCTTTGTTGTCTATGACAGCAAGGTTGGCAGTGTCTTTGCAGCACTG GGTTCTGATGGAGGAGTGAAGCTGTATTGGGGTATTGCAGCTGATGGATCTGTGGTGATCTCTGATGATCTAGAAGTCATAAAAGAGGGTTGTGCCAAATCCTTTGCTCCCTTTCCAACAG GGTGTATGTTTCACAGTGAAGGAGGTCTGATGAGCTTTGAGCATCCAATGAACAAGTTGAAGGCAATGCCAAGAGTGGACAGTGAAGGGGCCATGTGTGGGGCCAACTTCAAAGTTGATAAGTTCGCCAGAGTCAACAGCATTCCTCGAGTGGGAAGTCAATCCAATTGGATGGAATGGGACCAACATTAG
- the LOC114378183 gene encoding protochlorophyllide reductase, chloroplastic, whose amino-acid sequence MALQAASLVPASFSVLKEGKSGVSLKDSTLFGLSFSEPIKANFSSSALRCKREFEQKLCAVRAETVATASPAVTKSTPEGKKTLRKGSVVITGASSGLGLATAKALAETGKWHVIMACRDYLKAARAAKSAGMAKENYTIMHLDLASLDSVRQFVDNFRRSEMPLDVLVCNAAVYLPTAKEPTFTAEGFELSVGTNHLGHFLLSRLLLEDLEKSDYPSKRLIIVGSITGNTNTLAGNVPPKANLGDLRGLQGGLNGLNSSAMIDGGDFDGAKAYKDSKVCNMLTMQEFHRRFHEETGITFASLYPGCIATTGLFREHIPLFRTLFPPFQKYITKGYVSEDEAGKRLAQVVSDPSLTKSGVYWSWNKASASFENQLSQEASDTEKARKIWEISEKLVGFA is encoded by the exons aTGGCTCTCCAGGCTGCTTCTCTTGTTCCTGCTTCTTTCTCGGTTCTTAAAGAG GGAAAGAGTGGTGTGTCTCTCAAGGACTCCACCTTGTTCGGTCTTTCATTTTCAGAACCTATCAAAGCTAACTTCAGCTCTTCTGCATTGAGGTGCAAG AGGGAATTCGAACAAAAGCTCTGTGCTGTGAGGGCCGAAACAGTGGCTACAGCCTCTCCAGCAGTTACCAAGTCTACACCAGAAGGCAAGAAAACATTGAGGAAGGGCAGTGTTGTGATAACTGGGGCTTCATCTGGACTAGGCCTGGCCACTGCTAAGGCTTTGGCTGAGACGGGAAAATGGCATGTAATAATGGCCTGCAGGGATTACCTCAAAGCTGCAAGAGCTGCAAAATCCGCTGGCATGGCTAAGGAAAACTACACCATCATGCACTTGGACCTTGCCTCGCTCGACAGTGTCCGCCAATTTGTTGATAACTTCAGAAGATCAGAAATGCCGTTAGATGTGCTGGTTTGCAATGCTGCTGTTTACTTGCCAACTGCTAAGGAACCTACCTTCACTGCTGAGGGCTTTGAACTTAGTGTTGGGACAAATCATCTGGGGCATTTCCTCCTCTCGCGCCTGTTGCTTGAGGACTTGGAAAAATCCGATTACCCTTCAAAGCGCTTGATCATCGTTGGTTCAATAACAG GGAACACAAACACATTGGCTGGTAATGTACCTCCCAAGGCTAACCTTGGTGACTTGAGGGGACTTCAGGGTGGTTTGAATGGGCTAAACAGCTCAGCCATGATTGATGGTGGAGACTTCGATGGTGCCAAGGCGTACAAGGACAGCAAAGTCTGCAATATGCTCACAATGCAAGAATTCCACAGACGATTCCATGAGGAAACTGGAATCACATTTGCTTCCCTTTACCCCGGTTGCATTGCCACAACAGGCCTGTTCAGAGAGCACATTCCCTTGTTCAGAACTCTGTTCCCTCCATTCCAGAAGTACATAACCAAAGGCTATGTCTCAGAAGATGAAGCAGGAAAGAGACTTGCTCAG GTTGTAAGTGATCCAAGCCTAACAAAATCTGGTGTTTACTGGAGCTGGAACAAAGCATCAGCTTCGTTTGAAAACCAGTTGTCTCAGGAGGCCAGTGATACAGAGAAGGCTCGTAAGATCTGGGAGATTAGTGAGAAACTTGTTGGTTTTGCCTAA